A region of Pyxidicoccus parkwaysis DNA encodes the following proteins:
- a CDS encoding DUF2141 domain-containing protein, which produces MNLKLLLPALLLGASADAATLTLNLEGLQEAKGHVYISVAADADAFDGKGRPTAVQRVEVTGPKLTVTFPDLAPGTYAVSLFHDANGNGKLDTNFIGIPKEGYGFSNNVGERGKPKFSEAKFTLAAEGTTLDIVVF; this is translated from the coding sequence ATGAATCTGAAGCTCCTCCTCCCCGCCCTCCTTCTTGGCGCCAGCGCCGACGCCGCCACCCTCACGCTGAATCTCGAAGGCCTGCAGGAGGCGAAGGGCCACGTCTACATCTCCGTCGCGGCGGACGCCGACGCGTTCGACGGCAAGGGCAGGCCCACGGCCGTGCAGCGCGTGGAGGTGACCGGACCCAAGCTCACCGTCACGTTTCCGGACCTCGCACCCGGCACCTACGCGGTGAGCCTGTTCCACGACGCCAATGGCAACGGCAAGCTGGACACCAACTTCATCGGCATCCCCAAGGAGGGCTACGGCTTCAGCAACAACGTGGGTGAGCGCGGCAAGCCGAAGTTCTCCGAGGCGAAGTTCACGCTCGCCGCCGAAGGCACCACCCTCGACATCGTCGTGTTCTGA